A window of Solanum stenotomum isolate F172 chromosome 3, ASM1918654v1, whole genome shotgun sequence contains these coding sequences:
- the LOC125860194 gene encoding rRNA 2'-O-methyltransferase fibrillarin 2-like — MVAPTRGRGGGGFRGGRGDGGGRGGRGGRGGFSGGRGGFGSGGSGMKRGGGRGGRGDRGGRGGGRGRGGMKGGSRVVVEPHRHGGVFIAKGKEDALCTKNLVPGEAVYNEKRISVQNEDGTKVEYRVWNPFRSKLAAAILGGVDDIWIKPGARVLYLGAASGTTVSHVSDLVGPDGVVYAVEFSHRSGRDLVNMAKKRTNVIPIIEDARHPAKYRMLVGMVDVIFSDVAQPDQARILALNASYFLKAGGHFVISIKANCIDSTVPAEAVFAQEVKKLQADQFKPVEQVTLEPFERDHACVVGTYRVPKKQKAAA; from the exons ATGGTTGCACCAACTAGAG GTCGTGGTGGTGGTGGATTCAGGGGCGGTAGAGGAGatggaggaggaagaggaggacgAGGTGGTAGAGGAGGTTTCAGTGGTGGAAGAGGGGGTTTTGGAAGTGGAGGAAGTGGGATGAAGCGAGGAGGTGGTAGAGGGGGTAGAGGAGACAGAGGTGGAAGAGGTGGAGGAAGGGGACGTGGAGGAATGAAGGGTGGTAGTAGGGTTGTGGTGGAGCCTCATAGACATGGAGGCGTGTTCATTGCTAAGGGCAAGGAAGATGCTCTTTGTACTAAGAATTTGGTACCTGGTGAAGCTGTCTACAATGAAAAGAGAATCTCTGTTCAG AATGAAGATGGAACAAAGGTTGAATACAGAGTGTGGAACCCTTTCCGTTCTAAGTTAGCAGCTGCAATTCTTGGAGGAGTTGATGATATCTGGATT AAACCAGGTGCTCGTGTCCTTTACCTGGGTGCTGCTTCAGGAACAACAGTATCTCATGTCTCAGACCTTGTTGGTCCT GATGGGGTTGTATACGCTGTTGAATTTTCTCACAGAAGTGGAAGGGACTTGGTGAACATGGCTAAGAAGCGTACTAATGTTATTCCCATTATTGAGGATGCTAGACACCCAGCCAAATACAGAATGTTGGTTGGAATGGTGGATGTGATATTTTCTGATGTTGCTCAGCCTGATCAG GCAAGAATTTTAGCTCTGAATGCATCATACTTCTTGAAAGCTGGAGGTCACTTTGTTATCTCAATCAAG GCAAACTGCATTGATTCAACAGTGCCAGCGGAAGCCGTATTTGCTCAGGAAGTGAAGAAGCTACAAGCCGATCAGTTTAAACCAGTGGAGCAGGTTACTCTTGAACCTTTTGAAAGAGACCACGCTTGTGTTGTTGGTACCTATCGTGTACCAAAGAAGCAAAAGGCTGCTGCCTAG
- the LOC125858748 gene encoding E3 ubiquitin ligase PQT3-like: MAIHFKYKSAKHCDSIPIVHPFISVWDLKLKIFESKRYGRGKDFDLLITNSQSNEHYVDEKALIAKNTSVLIRRVPGPPLLPIVIPSLTESKQVYKEEGHESVSAKYCCLDFECDDFGDDVYAIPKILPVQSDNPVPSAPTSSKHDEDTKIKNVIATPNIEHFSNGYGFGRGEMEWKKPPYGYVCHRCNVPGHYIQHCPTNGDHSYDMKKVKPLPNSMLIAAPSGGSVGVLKPNEAASSKGVEGLSKSSFRDIPREFYCPLCKELMKDAVIASKCCFSSFCDKCIRNHIMCNSSCVCGTRNVVVDALLPNITLRKTVNRMLSESSNSSSEHGVSAPLPRVEDMVSAHNTLSFPSECCSALKVATKTSGESVDELQQKKPCDVDVVNMKWGVAAYYPAHSTFRGQYDETRKAGLKRKREMSIDQFSSVVS; encoded by the exons ATGGCAATTCATTTCAAGTATAAAAGTGCGAAGCATTGTGATTCTATTCCGATTGTCCATCCATTTATTTCTGTTTGggatttgaaattaaaaatatttgaatcgAAGCGTTATGGTAGGGGTAAAGATTTCGATCTTCTTATTACCAATTCACAAAGTAACGAACATTATGTTGATGAAAAGGCTTTGATTGCTAAAAATACTAGTGTTTTGATTCGTCGTGTTCCTGGACCACCTCTCTTGCCTATAGTAATTCCATCCCTTACTGAGTCAAAGCAAGTGTATAAAGAGGAGGGTCATGAGTCTGTTTCAGCCAAATATTGTTGTCTAGATTTTGAATGTGATGATTTTGGGGATGATGTATATGCCATTCCAAAAATATTGCCTGTTCAATCAGATAATCCTGTGCCAAGTGCCCCCACTAGTAGCAAACATGATGAAGACACTAAGATCAAGAATGTAATTGCTACACCAAACATTGAACACTTCTCTAATGGCTATGGTTTTGGTCGAGGTGAAATGGAATGGAAAAAACCACCTTATGGATACGTGTGTCATCGATGCAATGTGCCTGGACATTATATTCAGCACTGTCCTACAAATGGTGACCACAGTTATGACATGAAGAAAGTGAAGCCTCTACCGAATTCCATGTTGATAGCAGCCCCAAGTGGTGGCAGTGTTGGAGTTTTGAAGCCCAATGAGGCTGCATCTTCAAAGGGTGTTGAAGGATTGTC GAAGAGTTCCTTTAGAGATATACCACGAGAGTTCTATTGCCCATTGTGTAAAGAATTGATGAAAGATGCAGTTATAGCAAGCAAATGTTGTTTCAGTAGTTTTTGTGATAAATGCATTAGGAACCATATAATGTGCAACTCTAGTTGTGTTTGTGGGACTAGAAATGTAGTTGTTGATGCACTCTTGCCTAATATCACTCTAAGGAAAACAGTAAACAGAATGTTGTCGGAGTCCAGTAACAGTAGTTCAGAGCATGGAGTTAGTGCTCCTCTTCCTCGAGTTGAAGATATGGTGTCAGCACATAATACCCTTTCATTCCCATCAGAATGTTGTTCAGCTTTGAAGGTGGCCACAAAGACTTCAGGGGAGTCTGTCGATGAACTGCAGCAGAAGAAACCATGTGATGTTGATGTTGTAAACATGAAATGGGGAGTTGCTGCTTATTATCCTGCACATAGCACATTTAGAGGACAGTATGATGAGACTAGAAAAGCAGGTTTGAAAAGGAAGCGCGAGATGAGCATTGATCAGTTTTCTAGTGTAGTTAGTTGA